In Chelmon rostratus isolate fCheRos1 chromosome 20, fCheRos1.pri, whole genome shotgun sequence, a single window of DNA contains:
- the nom1 gene encoding nucleolar MIF4G domain-containing protein 1, with protein sequence MKGKWKQKSKKNKGNAVLQKYMVAVDEFIKSKSGTEEVENDHGLRVVKKKSRKELRKEKRKMKKAKMKSHYEGKKTLSLPLDNGENSGTAADKQQQQKRKKKMEKAKKDAKALLSKSGSAPSEESDNPKTSSSSKKGKKISKLQESRKMALLEANQDEDREIKKLERRLGLNKRKNKKSLPQSFVADGLDYILGMLDSGSSAAAMYDDDDDVDMAKENFEKLDENDSELSDEDENPGDEMASEGSDEDMDSLDSENEDDDDEMVDDEEEAEEEIGDEQDESDAAGSDDENEEEAEEGADTPDTKTSETVSSAAGKYVPPHLRGAGDDKRKAELEKLKRNVKGLVNRLSEPNMASISGQLEELYMSCSRKDMNDTLTEVLLAACVTPALMPDRLLMEHVLLVSILHHAVGLEVGAHFLETVVRKFDEVYKNPTEGKECDNLVAIVGHLYNFQVVHSVLIFDILKLFIGAFTEKDVELVLFVLRNVGFGLRKDDAMALKELISEGQRKASDMGSKFKDQTRVRFMLETMLALKNNDMRKIPGYDPEPVERLRKLQRTLIHRSAAGSDVKLRVSLDNLLAAEQVGRWWIVGSSWSGAPMIREQGRTTSKPSAAEGQFSAKVLELARKQRMNTEVRRNIFCVIMTSEDYLDAFEKLLRMGLKDKQEREIVHVLMDCCLQEKTFNAYYAVLGEKFCCQDRRFQMTFQFSLWDKFKELSNLPNSTFNNLVQLVTRLLQRKCLSLSILKVIEFGELDKPTVRFLRQVLTKLLKEAEPEDLASIFGRISGIPKLGMLREGLKLFISHFLLKNAQSQGPAEQAALLSERAQVATKAMEAKEAKLKL encoded by the exons ATGAAGGGGAAATGGAAGCAGAAGAGCAAAAAGAACAAGGGAAATGCAGTGTTGCAGAAGTACATGGTGGCAGTGGATGAGtttattaaaagcaaaagtGGCACTGAAGAAGTGGAAAACGACCATGGCTTGAGggttgtaaaaaagaaaagcagaaaggagCTGCGCAAAGAAAAGcgaaaaatgaaaaaagccaaaatgaaGAGTCATTATGAGGGTAAAAAGACCCTCAGTTTACCCCTCGACAATGGTGAAAATTCAGGAACAGCAGCTgataaacaacagcagcagaaaaggaagaagaaaatggagaaagcaaagaaagaTGCAAAAGCACTTTTAAGCAAGTCTGGTAGTGCTCCTTCAGAGGAGTCAGATAACCCTAAAACATCCTCATCGTCCAAGAAAGGCAAGAAAATCAGTAAGCTTCAGGAATCCAGAAAAATGGCACTTCTGGAGGCAAATCAAGACgaagacagagagataaagaaattAGAGAGGCGCCTGGGAttaaacaagagaaaaaacaagaaaagtctCCCTCAGTCCTTTGTGGCTGATGGACTTGATTACATCCTTGGCATGCTTGACTCCGGCTCGTCGGCTGCGGCgatgtatgatgatgatgatgatgtggacATGGCCAAGGAGAACTTTGAAAAGCTTGATGAGAACGACTCTGAGCTGTCAGATGAGGACGAAAACCCTGGAGATGAGATGGCGAGTGAAGGCAGTGATGAAGATATGGATTCGTTAGATTCTgaaaatgaggatgatgatgatgaaatggttgatgatgaggaggaagcagaggaggaaattgGTGATGAGCAGGATGAGAGTGATGCAGCTGGCTCAGACgatgaaaatgaagaggaagcagaggaaggagcagaCACGCCTGACACAAAGACGTCAGAAACT GTCAGCTCTGCAGCGGGGAAGTACGTGCCGCCTCACCTGCGTGGCGCTGGAGACGATAAACGTAAAGCGGAGCTCGAAAAGCTGAAGAGGAATGTGAAAGGCCTGGTAAACAG gcTGAGTGAGCCCAACATGGCGTCCATCAGCggtcagctggaggagctgtacatgagctgcagcaggaaggacaTGAATGACACCCTGACGGAGGTGCTGCTGGCAGCCTGCGTCACCCCAGCCCTGATGCCGGACAGACTGCTGATGGAGCACGTCCTGCTCGTCAGCATCCTCCATCACGCCGTCGGGTTGGAG GTGGGAGCCCATTTTCTGGAGACAGTTGTGCGAAAGTTCGACGAGGTGTACAAGAACCCCACGGAGGGCAAGGAGTGCGACAACCTGGTCGCCATTGTTGGTCACCTCTACAACTTCCAGGTGGTGCATTCCGTCCTCATCTTCGACATCCTGAAACTTTTCATTGGAGCCTTTACAGAGAAGGATGTCGagctggttttgtttgtgctgaggAATGTCGGCTTTGGCCTGAGGAAGGACGACGCTATGGCTCTTAAGGAGCTCATCTCTGAGGGCCAGCGCAAGGCCAGCGACATGGGGTCAAAGTTCAAGGATCAGACCAGG gTGCGTTTCATGCTAGAAACCATGCTGGCTTTGAAGAACAATGACATGCGGAAGATCCCAGGCTACGATCCTGAGCCCGTGGAGAGACTGAGGAAGTTGCAGAGGACACTG ATCCACCGGAGCGCTGCTGGCAGTGACGTGAAACTGAGGGTCTCTCTGGACAACCTCCTGGCAGCAGAGCAAGTGGGCCGTTGGTGGATCGTTGGCTCCTCGTGGAGTGGAGCGCCCATGATCCGCGAACAAGGGAGGACGACCTCCAAACCGAGTGCTGCTGAAGGACAG tttaGTGCCAAAGTCCTGGAGCTGGCCAGGAAACAGAGGATGAACACTGAGGTCAGAAGAAACATCTTCTGTGTGATTATGACCAGCGAGGATTACCTGGATGCGTTCGAGAAACTGCTCAG gATGGGCCTGAAGGACAAGCAGGAGAGGGAGATTGTTCACGTTCTGATGGACTGCTGTCTGCAGGAGAAAACCTTCAACGCATATTACGCCGTACTGGGAGAGAAATTCTGCTGCCAAGATCGCCGCTTCCAG ATGACTTTCCAGTTCAGCCTATGGGACAAATTCAAGGAGCTGTCCAACCTTCCCAACAGCACCTTCAACAACCTGGTCCAGCTGGTTACCCGCCTCCTTCAGAGGAAGTGCCTCTCGCTCTCCATACTCAAA gTAATAGAGTTTGGGGAGCTAGATAAGCCCACGGTGCGCTTCTTGCGTCAGGTGCTGACTAAACTGCTAAAAGAAGCTGAGCCCGAGGACCTCGCCAGCATATTTGGAAG GATTTCAGGAATTCCCAAGCTAGGAATGCTGCGGGAGGGCTTGAAGCTTTTCATCAGCCACTTCCTGCTGAAGAATGCCCAGTCACAGGGACCAGCTGAGCAAGCAGCGCTGCTGTCAGAGCGCGCCCAGGTCGCCACCAAAGCCATGGAGGCCAAAGAGGCCAAGctgaaactgtaa